CGTAGGAAGTCGCTTCATCACGAGCATGGGCGATGTAGTGCAGACGAAATCGGGTGCCATCCTGCTGGGAGTCAACGCGGAACCATCGGACCTCCTCGAGCCAAGGAACTACCTCGTTTCGGTCGTCGGCGATGCCAGAGAGACGGTTGCGGCGATCTCTGCGACTGTGACGGAAGGCCAGAGCAGACCCGATTGGCTGGACAGTATCGCAGCCGCCCGCAATTGGGCAGACGGAGAGATCGCAGCGCTAGAACCGCTCAGTTCGTGGCTCGATGCTGTTCGAGCCGGCATTCCCGACGATGGCGTTCTAGTCAGCGAGCTGACCCAGGTTGGTTACTTGGCGACCGTCGGGTATCCCGTGTTCAAGGCGGGGTCCTACATTGCCCCGGGCTATCAGGGAACACTCGGGTACGGCTTCCCGACTGCTCTGGGCGCGAAGGTCGCCGCCGGAGCCAGAGCCGTCGTGTCGATCACAGGTGACGGCGGCTTCGGATGGGGCCTTTCAGAACTCGCGACTGCGAAAAAATACGGCATTGCCCTGGTCACGGTGGTATTCAACGATTCGGCATTCGGCAACGTCCGTCGTATCCAAGCAGAGCGGTTCGAGGAACGGTACATCGCATCCACCTTGGTGAATCCTGACTTCCTGAAGTTGGCTGATGCATTTGAAATCGATGCAGTTCGGGTTTCCGACCCTGCCTCACTCACGGCAGCGATCGAGAAAGCACTCGCTAACAATGCGCCCGCGCTGATCGAAGTGCCGGTCGGTGAGATGCCGAGTCCCTGGCCCCTTGTCATCGACGGCCCGATTAAGTAGAGGAAAGAGCAACAACATGGCGACAACTATCCGCGACAGGATCTGGGCCGACGGCCAATGGACCAAAAGTTCCGGCGAAGGCTCGATCCCCATTCTGAATCCGGCCACCGAAGAGATCATCGGACACGTTCCACGAGGGACCGCCGCCGATGTTCACCTCGCAGCAACCTCCGCCGGCTCGGCTCAAGTTTCGTGGGCATCTCAATCTCCCGAGTATCGCAGCAAGGTGCTGAATCGCATTGCGGACGGGCTGGAGAGGCGCCGCAGTGAACTCCGCGAACTGCTGGTGGCCGAGGTGGGGACGCCGAACCTCCTTGCCGACGACCTCCAAGTCGGCATGGCAATCGACGTCTTCCGAGAAGCCGCAATGTATATCCAGTCCGAACAACTGGAAGAGACCATCGGATCCGCGACCGTACGGCTGGAGGCTGTGGGAGTTATCGGTGCGATAACGCCGTGGAACTATCCACTTTACCAAGCGGCTTTGAAGGTCGCACCGGCAATGGCTGCTGGATGCGCAGTCGTCATCAAGCCAAGCGAGATAGCATGTCTTGCGATTTTCGTGCTGGCCGAGGTAACCGACGAAGCTGGTGTACCTCCCGGTGTATTCAACCTGGTTACGGGAACAGGTGAAGAAGTAGGCGAGGCCCTGGTCAGACACCCATCGATCAATATGGTCTCGTTCACCGGTTCTGAACGTGCGGGACGACGCATCGCTGAAATCGCAAGTACGGTGCCGATCAGGGTAACAATGGAACTTGGCGGCAAGAGTGCAGCGGTCCTCCTCGATGACGGCGATCTGGAGGCCGCCGTCGCACACACGCTGAGCAATTGTCTACGAAATTCCGGCCAGACCTGCGCGGCCCTTACACGCCTGATAGTGCCGGCCGACTCGATGGAACGAGCGGAACTGGCCGCGCGGAAATGGCTCGAGAACGTCGTCGTCGGGGACCCTACTGACCCAGCAACAACAGTTGGCCCCGTAACCACCGCCGAACAGCGGGCGAGGGTCTTGGAGTATGTCGGGATTGGAATTGCGGAAGGCGCCCGCCTGATCACCCCTGACCCTCGGACGGCCCCCGAACAAACAGGCTTCTTCGTGCCGCCCACCGTGTTCTCAGATGTCCGAGCCGACATGACTATTGCGCAAGAAGAGATCTTCGGACCTGTTCTGGTCATCATCCCCGTAGCCGACGAGCAGGAGGCCGTCGCTGTTGCTAACGGAACGCGTTATGGCCTCTCGGGCGCCGTCTGGTCCGCGGACCGGCAGCGGGCTCGCCAAATCGCTTCCTTGATGCACGCCAGCACCGTTTATATCAACGGTGCAGCGTTCAACCCGTTGGCACCGTTCGGCGGATATCGAGGTTCAGGGTATGGTCGCGAGCGGGGCAAATACGCATTGGCCGAATATCTTCAGAGCAAGTCATACCTCGAGTAAGCCTCTTGGTGAGCTTCGAGCATCCCGCATGGCCGCGAGCGGCGTGCAACAAGAGCCAATGTGATTGGACCACTCTCCGATGCTCCGACTCAACTAAGGGCGACGGCAGCGCGTCTTGGGTATCCCGAGGGTGTGTTTCAGATGCTCGCCGCACGCGACGAGAGTTGAAGGGCAGCATTCCGTTGCGCAGGGATGACGGTTGGGTTGAGGGGATGAGCGGCCATCGTGTGCAACATAACTTGTCTCGTTGCCGGCGAAAGGTGGGCTTCGCTTTGAGGCTGATGTCGCACGAGACGAAGTACGCGCTCTCGCCATACTGATGGCATGGAAGTGTGTCCTACTCGACTTTCTCGAAGGCGGGGACGTGCTCGTGGAAGGATGTTGACCATGCCCACGGCTTATGGGGCGGAGTTCCGCCAGGACGTTATTGATGTGGCCCGCAAGGGCGAGGATCCGCTGGGGCAGATTGCGAAGGATTTCGGGCTGTCGGTCACGATGTTGAAGCGTTGGATTGTCATTGACGAGCCTAAGAAATCCGGAGCCGGCCCGGCAGGCGATGATTCGGCCGAGATGAGGGAGTTGAAGAAGCGGAACCGCCTGCTGGAGCAGGAGAACGAGATCCTGCGCCGGGCAGCTGCCTATCTGGCCAGGGACATCAGCCCAAATGACTCTTCTACGGGTTCTGTCAAGCCATGATGGTTTGGAGTTGGCGGAAGATGAAGCGGCAGACATAGCGTTTGAGGTTCCGGCGGATTTCGCGGTCTGATGTCCCTGTCGCCCGGCTGCTGGTCACACAATTCTTGGTTTCGGTGTCGAAGCTCATGCGGGTGCGGACGATTACGTCGAAGGCCCGGTTCAGTTGCCGGTCGCCGGAGCGGTTGAGTCGGTGTCTAGTGGTTTTGCCGGAGGATGCTGGGCGTGGGGCGACACCTCCGAGTGCGGCGAAGGCTGCTTCTGAGCGGATGCGGCCGTGGTGGGAGTAGGCGCATATGATGATCGCTGTTGTTACGGGTCCGACCCGGAGATGGCTTGAAGCCCTGGCGCCAGTTCTTCGGTGAGCTGGCTGGTGAGTTTCTTCACTGCCAGGGGCGA
The sequence above is a segment of the Arthrobacter sp. StoSoilB22 genome. Coding sequences within it:
- a CDS encoding thiamine pyrophosphate-binding protein, with the translated sequence MQITGAEALVRQLALEGVTDVFGVPGLQLDFALDALVQHTPEIRFFGTRHEQAAAYMADGYARTTGDVGVCMVVPGPGVLNAGAALATAFACSSRVLCIAGQIPSWAIGQDLGLLHEIRDQSHLLQSLTKWSAIATSPEEVPGLIHEAFRQLRSGRPRPVSVEIPPDVLAATGDIMLVDPSTLTPTPRDSSDQEAIGRIESYLSAATAPAIYVGGGAIAAAAERELLELAERLDAPIILSRGGRGAVSDRHHLAVSNLAGRRLLEEADVVLVVGSRFITSMGDVVQTKSGAILLGVNAEPSDLLEPRNYLVSVVGDARETVAAISATVTEGQSRPDWLDSIAAARNWADGEIAALEPLSSWLDAVRAGIPDDGVLVSELTQVGYLATVGYPVFKAGSYIAPGYQGTLGYGFPTALGAKVAAGARAVVSITGDGGFGWGLSELATAKKYGIALVTVVFNDSAFGNVRRIQAERFEERYIASTLVNPDFLKLADAFEIDAVRVSDPASLTAAIEKALANNAPALIEVPVGEMPSPWPLVIDGPIK
- a CDS encoding aldehyde dehydrogenase family protein, with the protein product MATTIRDRIWADGQWTKSSGEGSIPILNPATEEIIGHVPRGTAADVHLAATSAGSAQVSWASQSPEYRSKVLNRIADGLERRRSELRELLVAEVGTPNLLADDLQVGMAIDVFREAAMYIQSEQLEETIGSATVRLEAVGVIGAITPWNYPLYQAALKVAPAMAAGCAVVIKPSEIACLAIFVLAEVTDEAGVPPGVFNLVTGTGEEVGEALVRHPSINMVSFTGSERAGRRIAEIASTVPIRVTMELGGKSAAVLLDDGDLEAAVAHTLSNCLRNSGQTCAALTRLIVPADSMERAELAARKWLENVVVGDPTDPATTVGPVTTAEQRARVLEYVGIGIAEGARLITPDPRTAPEQTGFFVPPTVFSDVRADMTIAQEEIFGPVLVIIPVADEQEAVAVANGTRYGLSGAVWSADRQRARQIASLMHASTVYINGAAFNPLAPFGGYRGSGYGRERGKYALAEYLQSKSYLE
- a CDS encoding Glu/Leu/Phe/Val dehydrogenase dimerization domain-containing protein — translated: MPAKGGLRFEADVARDEVRALAILMAWKCVLLDFLEGGDVLVEGC